From the genome of Methylocystis bryophila, one region includes:
- a CDS encoding PAS domain-containing sensor histidine kinase, producing the protein MARASAANATTRAEAIWSADRQGCNAGGPDPGEEKWLRRLALLAGVICILAIFEMVGALSSDAHDRLLLDAAADLDLFSKAIWRDLSEIIVQNRESAAIDEPLLAIAPLHASRGRSIVVTDGKDHIAATWPQSKLAGSTLVSMFGKQSQTDLERSGPVRIVMSDGTPALAIIRKLPAPFGSLAAIQPQSSVLIDWRAASSRHKLLLAATVAVLIVIVVAAFRQARRRQAAEQTNRRIKSRLATALSRGRCGLWDWDIEQGRLYWSDSMHEMLGREIERGSLTIGELAELIHPDDSDLLKVASTVASGRTTAADREFRIRHTSGAWIWMRARAEVIVDPETKRMHLVGIAVDVSEQKALAQATEAADRRLRDAIDAASQAFVLWDAHKRLVACNANFLEFHGLKSEDASPGAAYDAVMGRASGPTLRNEATPSASLGALACAYEARLADGRWLQINERRTKDGGFVSVGTDITQLKHNEENLLISERRLQATVVELTRSRQALEMQKQELAALAEQYHFQKSEAEAANLAKSEFLANMSHELRTPLNAIVGFSELMLQQPFGELGSSKYLEYCRDIHKSGGQLEAMVADILEMSRLERNEPQLSVNSVDLSKVVDDAATAWRQRALEKGVTFFCEIEDALLCAGDHAAIVKILGVLLSNSLKFTAPGGDVRLRARKRFGTIWICVADNGQGVEREALAKIGTPFLQSRAVIENGMKGSGLGLAIAHALVELLGGGLRLRSRVGVGTLALFRLPADPTASRDDAWRAQRPLASVAAARQPQPLGAAPRLAHARSEGVSGSGARSHGVEKITRKPGALSSKRKLP; encoded by the coding sequence ATGGCGCGGGCCTCCGCCGCCAACGCGACGACTCGCGCCGAAGCGATCTGGAGCGCCGATCGCCAGGGCTGCAACGCCGGCGGCCCCGACCCGGGCGAAGAAAAGTGGTTGAGGCGCCTTGCGCTCCTCGCTGGCGTCATCTGCATCCTCGCCATATTCGAAATGGTCGGCGCGCTTTCGAGCGACGCGCATGATCGCCTGCTTCTCGACGCAGCCGCCGATCTTGACCTCTTTTCCAAGGCGATCTGGCGCGACCTTTCCGAGATCATCGTGCAAAACCGCGAAAGCGCCGCGATCGACGAGCCGCTTTTGGCGATCGCGCCGCTTCACGCGAGCCGCGGACGCAGCATTGTCGTCACCGACGGGAAAGACCACATCGCCGCGACCTGGCCGCAGTCGAAGCTCGCCGGCTCCACGCTCGTTTCAATGTTCGGCAAGCAGTCTCAGACGGACCTTGAACGATCGGGGCCTGTCCGCATCGTTATGAGCGACGGCACGCCGGCTCTCGCCATTATTCGTAAGCTTCCGGCCCCGTTTGGCAGCCTCGCCGCGATCCAGCCGCAAAGCTCCGTGCTGATCGACTGGCGCGCGGCCTCCTCTCGTCACAAGCTTCTGCTGGCCGCGACCGTGGCCGTTCTCATCGTCATCGTCGTCGCCGCCTTCAGGCAAGCGAGACGCCGACAGGCCGCGGAACAGACGAACCGTCGCATCAAGAGCCGGCTGGCGACGGCGCTCTCGCGCGGCCGCTGCGGCCTGTGGGACTGGGACATCGAACAGGGACGCCTCTACTGGTCCGACTCGATGCACGAGATGCTCGGGCGGGAAATCGAGCGCGGCTCCCTCACGATCGGCGAACTCGCGGAATTGATCCATCCCGACGACAGCGATCTTTTGAAGGTTGCGTCAACGGTAGCCTCGGGGCGGACCACAGCCGCCGATCGGGAGTTTCGCATCCGTCACACGAGCGGCGCTTGGATCTGGATGCGCGCGCGCGCGGAGGTCATCGTCGATCCCGAAACGAAGCGCATGCATCTTGTCGGCATCGCGGTCGATGTCTCGGAGCAAAAAGCGCTCGCGCAAGCGACCGAAGCCGCGGATCGGCGTCTGCGCGACGCGATCGACGCCGCCTCCCAGGCCTTCGTTCTGTGGGATGCGCACAAGCGGCTGGTCGCCTGCAACGCCAATTTTCTTGAGTTCCACGGCCTCAAAAGCGAAGACGCGTCTCCCGGCGCCGCCTATGACGCGGTGATGGGCCGCGCGAGCGGTCCGACGCTGCGCAACGAGGCGACGCCCAGCGCGTCGCTGGGGGCCTTGGCCTGCGCCTATGAGGCTCGCCTCGCCGATGGCCGCTGGCTGCAGATCAACGAAAGGCGAACGAAGGACGGCGGCTTTGTATCGGTTGGCACTGACATCACACAGCTCAAGCACAACGAAGAAAATCTTCTGATATCCGAGCGTCGCCTGCAAGCGACCGTGGTCGAGCTGACTCGCTCGCGGCAGGCTTTGGAGATGCAAAAACAGGAGCTCGCGGCGCTCGCCGAGCAATATCACTTTCAAAAATCCGAAGCCGAGGCCGCCAATCTCGCCAAGAGCGAGTTTCTCGCCAACATGAGTCACGAGCTGCGCACGCCGCTCAATGCGATCGTCGGCTTCTCGGAGCTGATGCTACAGCAGCCTTTCGGCGAGCTGGGCTCGAGCAAATATCTCGAATATTGTCGCGACATTCACAAGAGCGGCGGGCAACTCGAAGCGATGGTCGCGGACATATTGGAAATGTCCCGGCTCGAGCGAAACGAGCCGCAGCTCTCGGTCAACTCCGTCGACCTATCGAAGGTGGTTGACGACGCCGCGACGGCATGGCGTCAGAGGGCTTTGGAGAAGGGCGTCACCTTCTTCTGCGAGATCGAGGACGCGCTGCTGTGCGCGGGCGATCACGCCGCCATCGTGAAGATCCTGGGCGTGCTCCTTTCCAACAGTCTCAAATTCACGGCGCCCGGCGGCGATGTGCGGCTGCGTGCGCGCAAACGCTTCGGGACGATCTGGATCTGCGTCGCCGACAACGGCCAAGGCGTCGAGCGCGAGGCGCTTGCCAAGATCGGAACGCCGTTCCTGCAGTCCCGTGCGGTCATAGAAAATGGCATGAAAGGCTCGGGCCTGGGACTCGCGATCGCGCATGCCCTCGTCGAGCTGCTGGGCGGCGGTCTGCGGCTGCGCTCGCGCGTCGGCGTCGGCACGCTCGCGCTCTTCCGCCTGCCGGCCGATCCCACGGCGTCGCGCGACGACGCTTGGCGCGCCCAGCGCCCGCTGGCCTCGGTCGCGGCGGCCAGGCAGCCTCAGCCCTTGGGCGCCGCGCCGCGCCTCGCTCACGCCCGATCGGAAGGCGTCTCGGGAAGCGGCGCACGCAGCCACGGCGTCGAGAAGATCACGCGCAAGCCCGGCGCATTGTCCTCCAAGCGTAAATTGCCTTGA
- a CDS encoding ATP-binding protein yields MKALAKLFRTTAFKLSAAYFILFAVGAVLVLGSVGRNVEIVLDEQISRSIDAEIQTLEDIYSEGGLLQLSLSVARRARAPGGMIYLVTTPAGEFVGGNIVASPAIGGEERTLIETLYRRHAEASSQAHIALAKLVILPDGFRLLVGRDIEDHRVLRQILSQGLGASLFWLAMVGTLGGLYVAYRMLERVDELSATARRIMWGDLSERLQTSEAGDELDRLAENLNAMLARIGQLMQGLREVSDNIAHDLKTPLTRLRNRAEAALRGEKSPDEYRAALGAVLDESDGLIRTFNALLMIARAEAGHVGDGMSEVDVGEIAGEIAELYEPLAEELGARLESEAQKGLIARGNRELLAQALGNLVDNALKYGVGGDAREVRVTVRRAGPLIEIAVADHGPGVLPEDREKALERFGRLESSRSLPGSGLGLALALAIARLHQGNLRLEDNAPGLRVIFSTPWLRAPLPETPSDRA; encoded by the coding sequence GTGAAAGCGCTCGCTAAGCTTTTCCGAACGACGGCGTTCAAGCTCTCCGCCGCCTATTTCATCCTGTTTGCGGTGGGCGCCGTGCTGGTGCTCGGCAGCGTGGGACGCAATGTGGAGATCGTGCTCGACGAGCAGATCAGTCGGTCCATCGACGCCGAGATCCAGACGCTGGAAGACATTTACTCGGAAGGCGGCCTGCTGCAGCTCAGCCTCTCCGTCGCCCGTCGCGCACGCGCGCCGGGGGGCATGATCTATCTCGTGACGACGCCGGCTGGAGAGTTCGTCGGCGGCAATATTGTCGCCTCGCCAGCCATCGGCGGGGAAGAGCGAACGCTGATCGAAACGCTTTATCGTCGCCATGCCGAAGCCTCTAGCCAGGCGCATATCGCTCTCGCCAAGCTGGTCATCTTGCCCGATGGTTTTCGTCTCCTCGTCGGGCGCGATATCGAGGATCATCGCGTGCTGCGCCAAATCCTCAGTCAGGGTCTGGGGGCTTCGCTGTTCTGGCTCGCGATGGTCGGCACTCTCGGCGGCCTTTATGTGGCGTATCGCATGCTGGAGCGCGTCGACGAGCTCTCCGCCACGGCGCGCCGCATCATGTGGGGCGACTTGAGCGAACGCCTGCAGACCTCCGAGGCTGGCGACGAGCTCGATCGTCTCGCCGAGAATCTCAACGCGATGCTCGCGCGCATCGGCCAGTTGATGCAGGGGCTGCGCGAGGTTTCCGACAATATCGCGCATGATCTCAAGACGCCGCTGACGCGCTTGCGGAACCGTGCGGAGGCGGCGCTGCGGGGCGAGAAATCACCGGACGAATACCGCGCCGCGCTCGGAGCCGTTCTCGACGAATCGGACGGCCTCATCCGCACCTTCAACGCGCTGCTCATGATCGCCCGGGCGGAAGCCGGCCATGTCGGCGACGGGATGAGCGAGGTGGATGTTGGCGAGATCGCGGGCGAGATCGCCGAGCTCTATGAGCCATTGGCGGAGGAGCTCGGCGCGCGGCTCGAAAGCGAGGCGCAGAAAGGACTGATTGCCCGGGGCAATCGCGAGCTCCTCGCTCAGGCGCTCGGCAATCTTGTCGACAACGCGTTGAAATACGGGGTTGGCGGCGACGCGCGGGAAGTCAGGGTGACGGTCCGGCGCGCCGGCCCCCTCATCGAGATCGCCGTCGCCGATCATGGACCCGGCGTCCTGCCGGAGGATCGCGAAAAAGCGCTCGAACGCTTCGGGCGCCTCGAATCATCGCGATCTTTGCCGGGATCGGGCTTAGGGTTGGCGCTGGCGCTCGCGATCGCCCGCCTGCATCAAGGCAATTTACGCTTGGAGGACAATGCGCCGGGCTTGCGCGTGATCTTCTCGACGCCGTGGCTGCGTGCGCCGCTTCCCGAGACGCCTTCCGATCGGGCGTGA
- a CDS encoding response regulator transcription factor: MRLLIIEDDKEAGAYLVKAFREEGHVVDLATDGLEGYAQAREGQHDVLIVDRMLPKLDGLSLISSLREQKVETPCLILSALGQVDDRVKGLRAGGDDYLVKPYAFSELLARVEVLSRRRRGASRGEETVYRVGDLELDRLSHNVTVGGREVTLQPREFRLLEYLMKHAGQVVTRTMLLENVWDYHFDPQTNVIDVHISRLRSKIDKGRATPLLHTVRGAGYMIRESAR; encoded by the coding sequence ATGCGACTGCTGATCATCGAGGACGACAAGGAAGCGGGGGCCTACCTCGTCAAGGCTTTCCGCGAGGAGGGGCATGTCGTCGATCTTGCGACGGACGGCCTCGAAGGCTACGCCCAGGCGCGTGAGGGTCAGCACGACGTGCTCATCGTCGATCGGATGCTCCCCAAGCTCGACGGGCTTTCGCTGATCTCGAGCCTGCGCGAGCAGAAGGTTGAGACGCCCTGCCTGATCCTGTCGGCGCTCGGACAAGTTGACGACCGGGTGAAGGGGTTGCGCGCCGGCGGCGACGATTATCTCGTCAAGCCTTACGCTTTCTCGGAGCTTTTGGCGCGGGTCGAGGTTTTGTCGCGGCGCCGGAGGGGCGCATCGCGCGGCGAGGAGACCGTTTATCGCGTCGGCGATCTCGAGCTCGATAGATTGTCGCACAATGTGACCGTCGGTGGCCGCGAGGTGACGTTGCAGCCGCGGGAATTCCGCTTGCTCGAGTATTTGATGAAGCATGCCGGCCAGGTGGTCACCCGCACCATGCTGCTCGAAAACGTCTGGGACTATCACTTCGATCCGCAGACCAATGTGATCGACGTCCACATCTCGCGTCTACGCTCCAAGATCGACAAGGGACGAGCGACGCCGTTGCTGCATACCGTCCGCGGCGCGGGATACATGATCCGTGAAAGCGCTCGCTAA
- the secE gene encoding preprotein translocase subunit SecE: protein MANPLQFIQDVRSEAKKIFWPTRRETMITSSMVILMVILASLFFVIVDSALRFGVKLMLTAGH from the coding sequence ATGGCCAATCCCCTCCAATTCATCCAGGACGTGCGCTCCGAGGCCAAGAAGATCTTCTGGCCGACGCGCCGCGAAACCATGATCACCAGCTCCATGGTGATCCTGATGGTGATTCTGGCCTCTCTCTTCTTCGTCATCGTCGATTCGGCGCTGCGCTTCGGCGTGAAGCTGATGCTGACGGCCGGACATTAA
- the nusG gene encoding transcription termination/antitermination protein NusG, translating into MSKRWYIVHAYSNFEKKVADSIREQAAQRHLTERFDEILVPTEHVVEVRRGRKINTERKFFPGYVLVKCDLTDQVFSLIKNTPKVTGFLGADNKPMPISEEEANRIKGQVVEGAERPKSTITFEVGETVRVADGPFASFNGLVEEVDYDRSRLKVAVSIFGRATPVELEFGQVDKV; encoded by the coding sequence ATGAGCAAGCGCTGGTACATCGTCCACGCCTATTCGAACTTCGAGAAGAAGGTCGCGGATTCGATTCGCGAGCAGGCCGCCCAGCGCCATCTTACCGAGCGCTTCGACGAGATTCTGGTGCCGACCGAGCATGTCGTCGAGGTGCGGCGCGGTCGCAAGATCAACACGGAACGCAAGTTCTTCCCGGGCTATGTGCTCGTGAAATGCGATCTCACCGATCAGGTGTTCTCGCTCATCAAGAACACCCCCAAGGTCACTGGATTTCTCGGCGCCGACAACAAGCCCATGCCGATCTCCGAGGAGGAGGCGAACCGGATCAAGGGCCAGGTGGTGGAAGGAGCCGAGCGGCCGAAGTCGACGATCACCTTCGAGGTGGGCGAGACGGTGCGTGTCGCCGACGGGCCCTTCGCCTCCTTCAACGGCCTCGTCGAGGAGGTCGACTACGACCGCTCACGCCTGAAGGTCGCGGTTTCGATTTTCGGCCGCGCGACGCCGGTGGAGCTCGAATTTGGGCAGGTGGACAAGGTCTGA
- a CDS encoding FUSC family protein, which yields MWRFIARYKMEFYLCLRVTLATLLTFGLGRLLGLPMILWALLTSVLLTQMSVGKSVKATLDYFVGTLGGVVYAAAISALIPQTTDAGLLAALAATVPPLALLAAVSPKFAAAVPTGLIVVVVPTLTHATPLASAIDRVEEVALGATVALAVSLVVLPARASNMARRSAAAMLEAIADAAPMVLAGFTIPFDRQKVTDLHRRIAAAYAKFEAAGLEAGHERLSLLTEDPSSEPEFEQLRRTLLRLRHDLIMTGRAADAPLPEAIAMRLEASLASLAKVIEDQLRLNARRLRARGEAPAEAGWESAFDAFHDEIVALRAEGLLRPMPEEAVRSIFAVAFALEQWRRDLSELRTRVNDHLRN from the coding sequence ATGTGGCGTTTCATCGCCCGCTACAAGATGGAATTCTATCTTTGCCTGCGCGTCACGCTCGCGACATTGCTGACCTTCGGGCTTGGGCGGCTGCTCGGGCTTCCAATGATCTTATGGGCGCTGCTGACCAGCGTGCTCCTGACGCAGATGAGCGTCGGGAAGTCGGTGAAGGCGACGCTCGACTATTTCGTTGGCACGCTCGGCGGCGTCGTTTATGCGGCGGCCATATCGGCGCTCATCCCGCAAACGACTGACGCCGGCCTCCTCGCGGCCTTGGCCGCCACCGTGCCCCCGCTGGCGCTGCTCGCCGCCGTCAGCCCGAAATTCGCCGCGGCCGTCCCGACGGGCCTCATCGTGGTTGTCGTGCCGACGCTGACGCACGCAACGCCGCTCGCTTCCGCAATCGACCGCGTGGAGGAGGTCGCGCTTGGCGCCACTGTGGCGTTGGCCGTCTCGCTCGTCGTCCTGCCCGCGCGGGCGAGCAACATGGCGAGGCGTTCGGCGGCCGCCATGCTGGAGGCGATCGCCGACGCGGCGCCCATGGTTCTCGCGGGCTTCACAATTCCCTTCGATCGGCAGAAGGTGACGGATCTGCACCGACGGATTGCCGCCGCCTACGCAAAATTCGAAGCGGCGGGCTTGGAGGCCGGGCATGAGCGCCTCTCGCTCTTGACTGAGGATCCTTCAAGCGAGCCCGAGTTCGAGCAGCTGCGCCGAACGCTGCTGCGCCTGCGGCATGATCTGATCATGACGGGGCGCGCCGCCGATGCGCCTTTGCCCGAGGCGATCGCCATGCGGTTGGAGGCGTCGCTCGCGTCGCTCGCGAAAGTGATCGAAGACCAGTTGCGGCTGAACGCCAGGCGGCTGCGCGCGCGCGGCGAAGCGCCGGCCGAGGCAGGTTGGGAAAGCGCGTTTGACGCGTTCCACGACGAGATCGTCGCGCTCCGGGCAGAGGGGCTTTTGCGGCCCATGCCGGAGGAAGCGGTTCGGTCAATCTTTGCCGTAGCCTTCGCTCTGGAGCAGTGGCGCAGGGATTTGAGTGAATTAAGGACGCGCGTGAACGATCATCTGCGCAACTGA
- the rplK gene encoding 50S ribosomal protein L11, producing the protein MAKKIAGFIKLQVPAGAANPSPPIGPALGQRGLNIMEFCKAFNAKTAQMEKGTPIPVIITAYQDRSFTFEMKQPPVSFFLKKAVGLKIGKKPASGSKTPGRGTVGKITMAQIREIAEKKMPDLNCSTVESAMTMIQGSARAMGLQVVE; encoded by the coding sequence ATGGCGAAGAAAATCGCGGGCTTCATCAAGCTCCAAGTGCCGGCGGGCGCGGCCAATCCGTCGCCGCCGATCGGCCCCGCGCTCGGTCAGCGCGGGTTGAACATTATGGAATTCTGCAAGGCCTTCAACGCGAAGACCGCGCAGATGGAAAAGGGGACGCCGATCCCCGTCATCATCACCGCCTATCAGGATCGCTCCTTCACCTTCGAGATGAAGCAGCCGCCGGTCTCCTTCTTTCTGAAGAAGGCGGTGGGCCTGAAGATCGGCAAGAAGCCGGCTTCCGGCTCCAAGACGCCGGGCCGCGGCACGGTCGGCAAGATCACCATGGCGCAGATCCGCGAGATCGCGGAGAAGAAAATGCCCGACCTCAATTGCTCGACGGTCGAGTCGGCCATGACCATGATCCAGGGCTCGGCGCGGGCGATGGGCCTGCAGGTGGTGGAGTAA
- the rplA gene encoding 50S ribosomal protein L1: protein MAHIGKRIAKAREGIERTKLYPLSDAVKLVRERAKAKFDESVEIAMNLGVDPKHADQMVRGVVNLPNGTGRTLRVAVFARGPKADEAKAAGADIVGAEDLVTTVQGGTIDFDRCIATPDMMPLVGRLGKVLGPRGLMPNPKVGTVTMDVTAAVKASKGGAVEFRVEKAGIVQGTIGKASFDDGKLVENVKAFVDAVAKAKPAGAKGTYIQRIAISSTQGPGVKVDVGSVGGVTA, encoded by the coding sequence ATGGCGCATATCGGCAAACGCATCGCCAAGGCGCGCGAGGGCATCGAGCGCACCAAGCTCTATCCGCTCTCCGACGCCGTCAAGCTCGTGCGCGAGCGGGCCAAGGCCAAATTCGACGAATCGGTCGAGATCGCCATGAATCTCGGCGTCGATCCCAAGCACGCCGACCAGATGGTGCGCGGCGTCGTCAACCTCCCGAACGGGACGGGCCGCACGCTGCGTGTCGCGGTCTTCGCGCGCGGACCGAAGGCTGACGAAGCGAAGGCGGCGGGCGCGGACATCGTCGGCGCCGAGGATCTCGTCACCACCGTGCAGGGCGGCACGATTGATTTCGACCGCTGCATCGCCACGCCCGACATGATGCCGCTCGTCGGCCGTCTCGGCAAGGTGCTGGGCCCGCGCGGCCTGATGCCGAACCCGAAGGTGGGCACGGTGACAATGGACGTGACCGCCGCGGTCAAGGCCTCCAAGGGCGGCGCCGTGGAGTTCCGCGTCGAGAAGGCGGGCATCGTGCAGGGCACGATCGGCAAGGCTTCTTTCGACGACGGCAAGCTCGTCGAGAACGTGAAGGCCTTCGTCGACGCGGTCGCCAAGGCGAAGCCCGCGGGCGCGAAGGGCACCTATATCCAGCGCATCGCCATCAGCTCCACCCAGGGGCCGGGCGTGAAGGTGGACGTGGGCAGCGTCGGCGGCGTGACGGCGTAA
- a CDS encoding YybH family protein: MRYFTAIARPVFFVMGLALAPALASGDDDKAAIAARLAEWSDAFNTREASKCCDLFSADLISTMRGRPDEGRDAVCRRIARALADRNVSLRYTAKIEEIILSGELAVVRLVWTMTTRRGAKVVAWEEPGVDVFRREGDGKWRIFRFLAFSTARD, translated from the coding sequence ATGCGTTATTTCACTGCGATCGCCCGCCCGGTTTTCTTCGTCATGGGGCTCGCTCTGGCGCCCGCCCTCGCCTCTGGCGACGACGACAAAGCGGCGATCGCGGCGCGGCTTGCGGAATGGAGCGACGCCTTCAACACGCGCGAGGCCTCCAAATGCTGCGATCTCTTCTCGGCCGACCTGATTTCCACAATGCGCGGCCGGCCTGACGAGGGCCGCGACGCGGTGTGCCGGCGGATCGCGAGGGCGCTCGCCGATCGCAATGTCAGTCTGCGGTATACAGCGAAGATCGAGGAGATCATCCTGAGCGGCGAGCTCGCGGTCGTGCGGCTCGTTTGGACGATGACGACGCGTCGGGGCGCCAAGGTCGTCGCCTGGGAGGAGCCGGGCGTCGACGTCTTTCGCCGCGAAGGAGACGGCAAATGGAGAATTTTTCGCTTTCTCGCCTTCTCCACCGCGCGAGACTGA
- a CDS encoding ABC transporter ATP-binding protein, with translation MQSRSSNPPLLVIDDVSQNYGRGPDKGTTVLDHVSLTLKEGEIVGLLGRSGCGKSTLLRIVSGLNRASGGEVRYRGEKVAGPVDGVAMVFQSFALFPWLTVLANVELGLRAKGAPREEARKRALQAIDIIGLDGFENAYPKEISGGMRQRVGFARALVVAPSLLLMDEPFSALDVLTAETLRTDLLDLWVEGRMPIKSILMVTHNIEEAVLMCDRIVVLSSNPGRIAAEIGVSMQHPRNRLDPEFRQLVDRIYALMTRRAEMAKTGSGAFPGLGLGMALPTVSTNTLAGMIEEVAAEPYDGKADLPALADSLQLEIDDLFPVAETLQLLRFAELAEGDIKLTSAGRRFAELGVDQRKKLFGDHLLAYVPLAQRIRRVLDERPSHHAPATRFREELQDYMSEEYAETTLRSVTTWGRYGEIFAYDEASQSFSLENPQ, from the coding sequence ATGCAATCAAGAAGCTCCAACCCGCCGCTCCTCGTCATCGACGACGTCTCGCAGAACTACGGACGCGGCCCAGATAAAGGCACCACGGTCCTCGACCACGTTTCGCTTACGCTGAAGGAAGGCGAGATCGTCGGACTGCTGGGACGGTCGGGCTGCGGCAAGTCGACCCTGCTGCGCATCGTCTCGGGGCTGAACCGTGCGTCTGGCGGAGAGGTGCGCTATCGCGGCGAGAAGGTCGCGGGTCCCGTAGACGGCGTCGCCATGGTCTTCCAGAGCTTCGCGCTTTTCCCTTGGCTCACTGTCCTGGCCAATGTGGAACTGGGGCTGCGGGCCAAGGGCGCGCCCCGAGAGGAGGCGCGCAAGCGTGCGCTGCAGGCGATCGACATCATCGGCCTCGACGGCTTCGAGAACGCCTATCCGAAGGAGATTTCGGGCGGCATGAGGCAGCGCGTCGGCTTCGCGCGCGCGCTCGTGGTGGCCCCCAGCCTTCTCTTGATGGATGAACCCTTCTCGGCGCTCGACGTGCTGACCGCCGAGACGCTGCGCACCGATCTCCTCGACCTTTGGGTCGAAGGACGGATGCCCATCAAATCGATTCTCATGGTCACGCATAACATCGAGGAAGCCGTGTTGATGTGCGACCGCATCGTCGTGCTGTCGTCCAATCCCGGACGCATCGCGGCCGAGATCGGCGTCTCCATGCAGCATCCGCGCAATCGGCTTGATCCCGAGTTCCGTCAGCTCGTCGATCGCATCTATGCGCTAATGACGCGCCGCGCCGAAATGGCCAAGACAGGGTCCGGCGCCTTCCCAGGTTTGGGCCTCGGCATGGCGCTGCCGACCGTCTCGACCAACACCCTCGCCGGCATGATCGAGGAGGTTGCGGCCGAGCCTTACGACGGCAAGGCCGACCTACCGGCCTTGGCCGACAGCCTGCAGCTCGAGATCGACGATCTTTTTCCGGTCGCCGAAACTTTGCAGCTTCTGCGTTTCGCCGAACTGGCCGAGGGCGACATCAAGCTGACTTCGGCCGGCCGGCGCTTCGCGGAGCTCGGCGTCGATCAGCGCAAGAAGCTCTTCGGCGATCACCTGCTCGCTTACGTGCCGCTCGCGCAGCGAATCCGTCGCGTGCTCGATGAGCGGCCTTCGCATCATGCGCCGGCGACGCGCTTTCGCGAGGAGCTCCAGGATTATATGAGCGAGGAATACGCCGAGACGACGCTCAGGAGCGTGACGACTTGGGGCCGCTACGGCGAGATCTTCGCCTATGACGAGGCGAGCCAGTCCTTCAGCCTCGAGAACCCGCAGTAG